In the Helicobacter typhlonius genome, one interval contains:
- a CDS encoding nitronate monooxygenase yields the protein MGLKPLKIGKHTIKYPIFQGGMGVGISWDRLAGNVSKEGALGIISAVGTGYYQKMQFVEKITNSKPFEAINFYSKQALNEIFKNARKICGNNPLGVNILYAINEYGRVVRDACEAGANVIVTGAGLPTNMPEFTKNFPDVALVPIVSSAKALKIICKRWVDRYKRMPDAVVVEGPLSGGHQGFSYEDCFKEEYQLENVLPQVVSEAKKWGNIPVIAAGGIWDRSDIDRMLALGASGVQMGTKWLGSLECDALAYRDLMPHITKDDIELIKSPVGYPARAVKTGVLEAMARGDAPKIRCISNCVTPCHRGIEAKKVGYCIADSLGRAHNGDREYGLYFTGANGYRIEKIQPVKEIIAELVQN from the coding sequence ATGGGATTAAAACCACTTAAAATAGGCAAACACACGATTAAATATCCAATTTTTCAAGGCGGTATGGGTGTTGGTATTAGCTGGGATAGGCTCGCTGGAAATGTGTCTAAAGAGGGCGCACTTGGCATTATTAGTGCGGTAGGCACTGGCTATTATCAAAAAATGCAATTTGTTGAGAAAATCACTAATTCTAAGCCCTTTGAAGCAATTAATTTTTATTCTAAACAGGCTTTAAATGAAATTTTTAAGAATGCGCGTAAAATTTGTGGCAACAATCCTCTGGGGGTAAATATTCTCTATGCCATTAATGAATATGGTCGTGTGGTGCGTGATGCGTGCGAGGCAGGGGCAAATGTGATTGTAACAGGAGCTGGGCTTCCCACAAATATGCCAGAATTTACAAAAAATTTTCCCGATGTCGCACTCGTGCCTATTGTGTCCTCTGCTAAAGCACTAAAAATTATTTGCAAGAGGTGGGTAGATAGATACAAGAGAATGCCTGATGCAGTCGTGGTTGAGGGTCCCCTAAGTGGAGGACATCAAGGATTTAGCTATGAGGACTGCTTCAAGGAAGAATATCAGCTCGAAAATGTGCTGCCGCAAGTTGTGAGTGAGGCAAAAAAATGGGGCAATATTCCAGTTATTGCCGCTGGCGGTATTTGGGATAGAAGTGATATTGATAGAATGCTCGCCTTAGGAGCGAGTGGTGTGCAAATGGGGACAAAGTGGCTTGGTTCTTTAGAATGCGACGCCCTTGCATATAGGGACTTAATGCCACATATCACCAAAGATGATATTGAGCTTATCAAGTCTCCAGTGGGTTATCCTGCTCGCGCAGTGAAAACAGGTGTGCTTGAGGCAATGGCAAGAGGCGATGCACCGAAGATTCGATGCATTAGTAACTGCGTAACACCTTGTCATAGAGGTATAGAGGCAAAAAAAGTAGGTTATTGCATAGCAGATTCTTTGGGACGTGCCCATAATGGCGATAGGGAATATGGCTTATATTTTACGGGAGCAAATGGATATAGAATTGAAAAGATTCAACCAGTGAAAGAAATCATCGCTGAATTAGTCCAAAACTAG